The following proteins come from a genomic window of Shewanella halifaxensis HAW-EB4:
- the sucA gene encoding 2-oxoglutarate dehydrogenase E1 component — protein MHQGIMKAWLESSHLNGANSTYVEEMYEAYQVDPQSVTEDWRVVFDNLPLVNGTSADVPEAAHSKVRDYFRSLALDGRQKGSPKVTDPEVDAKQVKVLQLINAHRFRGHQNANLDPLDIWKRDKVSELDPAFHGLDSDDMQRQFNTGSFAHGGETMKLVDLVKALKATYCGSIGAEYMHITDTDEKRWIQQRLEPSLGAANYSKEDKTRILEGLNAAEGMEKYLGAKFPGAKRFSLEGGDALVPMMREIIYRAGDAGTKEVVIGMAHRGRLNVLVNILGKKPSELFDEFAGKHSDALNGSGDVKYHQGFSSDFETPGGNVHLALAFNPSHLEIVNPVVIGSVRARLDRRGCDSGRQVMPITIHGDSAITGQGIVQETFNMSQTRAFKVGGSIRIVVNNQVGFTTNLTEDVRSTEYCTDIAKMVQAPIFHVNADDPEAVAFVSQLAVDYRNEFKRDVVIDLVCYRRHGHNEADEPSATQPLMYAKIKKHPTPRKIYADRLIAENTLGSDDVTSMVNAYRDALDDGDCVVKEWRPMTLHSVDWSPYIGAEWNDAYDAQMSIERIKNLADKISYVPESHKLQSRVAKIYKDRLAMASGEKLLDWGFAETLAYASILEDKKRIRITGQDSARGTFFHRHAVLHNQNDATAYMPLRNIADEQGPIDITDSVLSEASVLAFEYGYATAEPGGLTLWEAQFGDFANCAQVVIDQFLSSGEQKWGRLCGLTMLLPHGYEGQGPEHSSARLERFLQLCANHNMQVCVPSTPAQVYHMLRRQVVRPMRRPLVVMSPKSLLRHPLAVSSMEELAEGSFQNVIGEIDELNASHVDRVVFCSGKVYFELLERRRKEGLKNVALIRVEQLYPFPHEEAAVALADYAHVKDFVWCQEEPQNQGAWYCSQHHFWSVIPSGAQLSYAGREASAAPACGYPALHAQQQESLINSALKL, from the coding sequence ATGCACCAAGGCATCATGAAAGCCTGGCTCGAATCGTCTCACCTTAATGGCGCGAATTCGACCTATGTAGAAGAGATGTATGAAGCCTATCAAGTCGATCCACAGTCTGTTACTGAAGACTGGCGTGTCGTGTTTGATAACCTCCCTCTAGTGAATGGCACATCGGCTGATGTACCAGAAGCTGCCCACTCTAAAGTACGCGACTATTTTCGTAGTCTTGCATTAGATGGACGTCAAAAAGGTTCACCTAAGGTGACCGATCCTGAAGTCGATGCAAAACAAGTTAAAGTCCTACAGTTAATTAACGCTCACCGTTTCCGTGGTCATCAGAATGCCAACTTAGATCCGCTCGATATTTGGAAGCGCGACAAGGTATCTGAGTTAGACCCAGCATTTCATGGCTTAGACAGCGATGATATGCAGCGTCAATTTAACACGGGTTCATTTGCTCATGGTGGCGAAACCATGAAGCTGGTGGACTTAGTAAAAGCATTGAAAGCAACCTATTGTGGTTCTATCGGTGCCGAGTATATGCACATTACCGATACCGATGAGAAGCGTTGGATCCAGCAACGCCTCGAACCCTCTCTCGGTGCTGCAAATTACTCAAAAGAAGATAAGACTCGCATTCTTGAAGGGCTTAACGCCGCCGAAGGTATGGAAAAATACCTAGGGGCTAAGTTCCCTGGTGCTAAGCGCTTCTCACTCGAAGGCGGTGATGCACTCGTTCCTATGATGCGTGAAATCATCTATCGCGCTGGCGATGCGGGCACCAAAGAAGTTGTTATTGGTATGGCGCACCGTGGCCGTTTGAACGTACTGGTGAATATTCTTGGTAAGAAGCCATCGGAACTGTTTGATGAGTTCGCTGGTAAACATAGCGATGCGCTTAATGGTTCTGGTGACGTTAAGTATCACCAAGGTTTCTCGTCGGATTTTGAAACCCCGGGAGGCAATGTTCACTTAGCACTGGCCTTTAATCCATCTCACCTTGAGATCGTCAATCCAGTCGTTATCGGCTCTGTGCGTGCGCGCTTAGACCGTCGTGGTTGTGACAGTGGCCGTCAAGTGATGCCAATTACCATTCACGGTGACTCGGCAATTACTGGGCAAGGTATTGTGCAAGAGACATTTAACATGTCTCAAACCCGCGCGTTTAAAGTGGGCGGCAGCATTCGCATAGTCGTGAACAACCAAGTTGGTTTCACCACTAACTTAACCGAGGACGTGCGTTCTACCGAGTACTGTACAGACATCGCTAAGATGGTACAGGCGCCGATTTTCCACGTGAACGCAGACGACCCTGAAGCGGTGGCGTTTGTTTCACAATTGGCAGTCGATTATCGCAATGAGTTTAAACGTGACGTAGTGATCGATCTGGTTTGTTATCGCCGCCATGGTCATAACGAAGCCGATGAGCCGAGTGCCACTCAGCCACTGATGTATGCCAAGATCAAGAAACATCCAACACCAAGAAAAATCTACGCTGATAGATTGATTGCTGAAAATACACTTGGTAGCGACGATGTAACCTCTATGGTCAACGCTTATCGTGATGCACTCGATGATGGTGATTGTGTCGTTAAAGAATGGCGTCCAATGACCTTACATTCTGTTGACTGGAGCCCATATATCGGCGCTGAGTGGAATGATGCATACGATGCTCAAATGTCTATAGAGCGCATCAAAAATCTAGCGGATAAAATTAGCTATGTGCCCGAAAGCCATAAGCTTCAATCACGTGTTGCCAAGATCTACAAAGACCGTCTTGCAATGGCATCTGGCGAGAAGCTACTGGACTGGGGCTTTGCAGAGACATTGGCTTATGCATCGATTCTGGAAGATAAGAAGCGTATTCGCATAACGGGTCAAGACTCTGCACGCGGTACTTTCTTCCATCGCCACGCCGTTTTGCATAACCAAAACGATGCTACGGCTTATATGCCACTGCGTAATATTGCAGACGAGCAGGGCCCAATCGATATTACTGACTCTGTCTTATCAGAGGCATCTGTTTTAGCGTTTGAGTATGGTTATGCGACTGCAGAGCCTGGTGGCTTAACCCTGTGGGAAGCGCAGTTTGGTGACTTCGCTAACTGTGCCCAAGTGGTTATTGACCAATTCTTGTCATCGGGTGAGCAGAAGTGGGGCCGTTTATGTGGTCTAACTATGCTATTGCCACATGGGTATGAAGGACAAGGTCCTGAGCACTCAAGCGCTCGTCTAGAACGTTTCCTACAGCTTTGTGCTAACCACAATATGCAAGTGTGTGTGCCTTCGACTCCTGCTCAGGTTTATCACATGTTGCGTCGTCAGGTGGTACGCCCTATGCGTCGTCCGCTTGTGGTTATGTCACCTAAGTCATTGCTACGTCATCCACTTGCTGTTTCAAGTATGGAGGAGCTCGCTGAAGGCTCGTTCCAAAATGTTATCGGCGAAATCGATGAATTAAATGCAAGTCATGTCGATAGAGTCGTGTTTTGTAGTGGTAAGGTTTACTTTGAGCTCTTGGAGCGTCGTCGTAAAGAAGGCTTAAAGAATGTTGCGCTAATTCGTGTTGAACAGTTGTACCCGTTCCCACATGAAGAAGCGGCAGTAGCTCTTGCCGATTATGCCCATGTTAAAGATTTCGTTTGGTGCCAAGAAGAGCCGCAAAACCAAGGTGCTTGGTATTGTAGTCAGCACCATTTCTGGAGCGTCATTCCGTCAGGAGCTCAGTTGAGTTATGCCGGTCGTGAAGCGTCAGCTGCACCAGCATGTGGTTACCCTGCATTGCATGCTCAGCAACAAGAATCATTAATCAACAGTGCGTTAAAGCTGTAG
- a CDS encoding succinate dehydrogenase iron-sulfur subunit, which yields MKLEFAVYRYNPDVDTKPYMKDYSLEVEEGTDMMVLDALLKLKELDPTLAFRRSCREGVCGSDGINMNGKNGLACITPVSTFKGNKIEIRPLPGMPVVRDLIVDLTQFYTQYEKIKPFLINDEKTPAREHLQSPEEREHLDGLYECIMCACCSTACPSFWWNPDKFIGPSGLLHAYRFLIDSRDTATEERLSGLDDAYSVFRCHGIMNCIDVCPKGLNPTKAIGHIKSMLLQRAV from the coding sequence ATGAAATTGGAATTTGCAGTTTATCGCTACAATCCTGATGTAGATACTAAGCCGTATATGAAGGATTACAGCTTAGAAGTGGAAGAAGGTACTGACATGATGGTACTGGATGCGCTTTTAAAGCTTAAAGAGTTAGACCCAACACTGGCGTTTAGACGCTCATGCCGTGAAGGTGTGTGTGGCAGTGATGGTATCAACATGAATGGTAAAAACGGTCTCGCATGTATCACGCCTGTTTCGACCTTCAAAGGTAACAAGATTGAAATCCGCCCACTACCAGGCATGCCTGTAGTACGTGATTTGATTGTGGACCTGACTCAGTTCTATACCCAGTACGAAAAGATTAAGCCTTTCTTGATTAACGATGAGAAAACACCTGCGCGTGAACATCTGCAATCACCTGAAGAGCGTGAGCATTTAGATGGACTCTACGAGTGTATCATGTGTGCATGTTGTTCTACGGCTTGTCCTTCATTCTGGTGGAATCCAGATAAGTTCATCGGACCGAGCGGTTTACTCCACGCTTATCGCTTCTTGATCGATAGCCGTGATACGGCGACAGAAGAGCGTTTATCTGGGCTTGATGACGCATACAGCGTGTTCCGCTGTCATGGCATCATGAACTGTATTGACGTTTGTCCTAAAGGGCTCAACCCGACAAAAGCAATTGGACACATTAAGTCAATGCTTCTGCAGAGAGCCGTTTAG
- the sdhA gene encoding succinate dehydrogenase flavoprotein subunit: MSIPVREFDAVVIGAGGAGMRAALQISKEGKSCALLSKVFPTRSHTVSAQGGITVALGNAHEDHWEQHMYDTVKGSDFIGDQEAIEFMCKTGPEAVIELEHMGLPFSRFENGTIYQRPFGGQSRNFGGEQAARTAAAADRTGHALLHCLYQQNVKHKTEVFSEWYALDLVKNEDGVIVGCTAIEIETGEIVYFKAKATILATGGAGRIYASTTNAHINTGDGVGMAMRAGVQMQDMEMWQFHPTGIAGAGVLVTEGCRGEGGYLLNKDGERFMERYAPNAKDLASRDVVARSMMTEIREGRGLDGPLGPHCLLKLDHLGKETLEARLPGVCELSRTFAHIDPADGPIPVLPTCHYMMGGLPAKVSGQVVRQNSDGSEEEVTGLFAVGEIACVSVHGANRLGGNSLLDLVVFGRAAGQHLGKALDETPIAKDATEADIDASLARLNRWESNKNGEDPAVIRKDLQLCMQLNFSVFRSGDAMAEGLKELKAIRERLANAKLSDNSTEFNTQRIECLELDNLMATAIATATAANFRTESRGAHSREDYLDRDDENWLCHSIYDPVTELMTKRDVNMQPKLRDAFPPIKRTY; the protein is encoded by the coding sequence GTGAGTATTCCTGTTCGCGAATTTGACGCGGTTGTAATCGGTGCTGGTGGCGCTGGTATGCGTGCCGCTCTACAGATCTCTAAAGAAGGTAAGAGCTGTGCGCTGTTATCTAAAGTATTCCCAACCCGTTCTCATACCGTATCTGCCCAGGGGGGTATTACTGTAGCCCTTGGTAATGCCCACGAAGATCATTGGGAACAGCATATGTACGACACCGTGAAAGGCTCCGATTTTATCGGTGACCAAGAAGCGATTGAGTTTATGTGTAAGACGGGCCCCGAGGCGGTGATTGAACTTGAGCATATGGGATTACCCTTCTCTCGTTTTGAAAACGGTACTATTTATCAGCGCCCATTTGGTGGCCAATCTAGAAATTTTGGTGGCGAGCAGGCTGCTCGTACTGCAGCAGCGGCTGACCGTACCGGTCACGCACTGCTTCACTGCCTGTACCAGCAAAACGTTAAGCATAAAACGGAAGTCTTTTCTGAGTGGTATGCACTCGATTTAGTTAAAAATGAAGACGGCGTGATTGTGGGTTGTACCGCTATCGAAATTGAAACCGGCGAAATTGTCTATTTCAAAGCCAAAGCAACGATTTTAGCGACCGGTGGAGCAGGGCGTATTTACGCATCAACCACTAACGCTCATATCAACACTGGTGACGGTGTCGGCATGGCGATGCGCGCTGGCGTTCAGATGCAAGACATGGAAATGTGGCAGTTCCACCCAACGGGTATTGCTGGCGCAGGTGTTTTGGTGACTGAAGGTTGTCGTGGTGAAGGTGGATATCTGCTAAACAAAGACGGCGAGCGCTTTATGGAGCGTTATGCGCCAAACGCGAAAGATTTGGCATCACGAGACGTGGTAGCACGCTCTATGATGACTGAAATTCGCGAAGGTCGAGGTCTCGATGGCCCATTAGGCCCGCATTGCTTACTTAAGCTTGATCACTTAGGTAAAGAAACCCTTGAAGCTCGTCTTCCTGGTGTTTGTGAACTGTCTCGCACCTTCGCACATATCGATCCAGCCGATGGCCCAATCCCCGTTTTGCCGACTTGCCACTATATGATGGGTGGTCTACCTGCTAAAGTCAGTGGCCAGGTCGTACGCCAAAATTCAGATGGCAGTGAAGAAGAAGTAACCGGTCTATTTGCGGTTGGCGAAATTGCGTGCGTATCGGTACACGGAGCGAACAGATTGGGTGGTAACTCATTGTTAGATCTTGTAGTATTTGGTCGAGCAGCGGGTCAACATTTAGGTAAAGCGCTGGACGAAACTCCAATTGCTAAAGATGCAACTGAGGCCGATATTGATGCTTCTCTAGCACGCTTGAACCGCTGGGAAAGCAACAAGAATGGCGAAGATCCTGCGGTGATCCGTAAAGACCTACAGCTTTGTATGCAACTTAACTTCTCGGTATTTAGAAGTGGTGATGCGATGGCTGAAGGCCTTAAAGAGCTTAAGGCGATTAGAGAGCGTTTGGCGAATGCCAAGCTTTCTGATAACTCAACAGAATTTAATACTCAGCGTATCGAATGCTTAGAATTAGATAACTTGATGGCAACGGCAATTGCTACGGCGACAGCGGCGAACTTCCGTACTGAAAGTCGTGGTGCTCACTCTCGTGAAGACTATCTGGACCGAGATGATGAAAACTGGCTATGTCACAGTATTTATGACCCAGTCACCGAGCTTATGACTAAGCGCGATGTGAACATGCAGCCAAAGCTTCGTGATGCATTCCCGCCAATCAAGCGTACTTACTAA
- the sdhD gene encoding succinate dehydrogenase, hydrophobic membrane anchor protein, which yields MVTNAATLGRSGVHDFILIRASAVVLAFYTIFLVGFIACSSPVTYDVWHGLFSTLSMKVFTVLALIAVLVHAWIGIWQVLTDYVKCISLRGVLQFVFVIAAFCYLVAGILIVWGV from the coding sequence ATGGTAACTAACGCAGCAACTCTTGGTCGCAGCGGCGTCCATGACTTTATTCTTATACGTGCAAGTGCGGTAGTCCTAGCTTTTTACACCATTTTTTTGGTTGGATTTATCGCATGTAGCTCTCCAGTAACTTATGACGTATGGCATGGCTTATTTAGCACATTGTCGATGAAAGTTTTCACAGTACTCGCGCTGATAGCGGTTTTAGTTCACGCCTGGATTGGAATTTGGCAGGTGCTAACCGATTACGTTAAGTGTATTTCTCTACGTGGTGTACTTCAGTTTGTTTTTGTCATTGCAGCCTTCTGTTATTTGGTCGCTGGCATTTTGATTGTGTGGGGTGTTTAA
- the sdhC gene encoding succinate dehydrogenase cytochrome b556 subunit yields MEQSEQNVKKQRPVHLNLQTIRFPATAIASILHRVSGVIMLFAVGILIWLLNESLASAESFAGVQSLFDNFIVKFIVWGILTALGYHLIVGLRHLVMDAGYWEELSSGLTSAKVAIGLSVVFSIIAGIWVW; encoded by the coding sequence ATTGAGCAGAGTGAGCAGAACGTGAAAAAGCAAAGACCTGTCCATTTAAATTTGCAAACCATACGCTTCCCTGCAACAGCGATCGCGTCCATTCTTCATCGTGTATCGGGTGTCATCATGCTGTTTGCCGTTGGCATTCTTATCTGGTTGCTTAATGAATCATTAGCATCAGCTGAGAGTTTTGCTGGCGTCCAATCTCTCTTTGATAACTTTATCGTTAAGTTCATCGTCTGGGGAATTCTTACCGCACTGGGTTATCACTTGATAGTGGGTCTTCGCCACTTAGTGATGGACGCGGGTTACTGGGAAGAACTTTCTTCAGGGTTAACTTCGGCTAAAGTCGCTATTGGATTGTCAGTAGTGTTTTCAATCATTGCGGGGATTTGGGTATGGTAA
- a CDS encoding citrate synthase, whose product MADNIATLELPGNDSIELPIKEGTAGFDVIDISKLGSKGYFTFDPGFLATGSCESAITYIDGEQGVLLHRGYPIDQLAVESDYLDLCYLLLYGELPNKAEYENFVYTVKTHTMVNEQLASFFRGFRRDAHPMAMLCGVTGALSAFYQDSLDVNDERHREIAAYRLVSKMPTIAAMCYKYSIGQPFVYPRNELSYAGNFLSMMFGVPCEEYKVNPIVERAMDRIFILHADHEQNASTSTVRLAGSSGANPFACIAAGIASLWGPAHGGANEACLNMLEEIGSVDRIPEFIARAKDKEDPFRLMGFGHRVYKNFDPRAKVMRETCHEVLAELKVNDPLLDVAMELERIALEDEYFVSKKLYPNVDFYSGIIMKAIGIPTSMFTVLFALARTVGWIAHWKEMLDQPGHKISRPRQLYTGDPKRDFIDKDKRD is encoded by the coding sequence ATGGCTGATAATATAGCCACATTAGAACTACCAGGGAATGATTCAATCGAGCTGCCTATTAAAGAAGGTACGGCAGGATTTGATGTAATCGACATCAGCAAGCTAGGTAGCAAAGGTTACTTTACTTTCGATCCAGGGTTTCTTGCGACCGGATCTTGTGAATCTGCGATTACCTATATCGACGGAGAACAAGGAGTACTGCTACACCGCGGTTACCCAATCGATCAGCTGGCAGTAGAATCTGATTATTTGGATCTATGCTACTTGCTACTATATGGTGAGCTACCAAATAAAGCGGAATACGAAAATTTCGTATATACAGTTAAGACTCACACTATGGTAAACGAGCAACTTGCAAGCTTCTTTAGAGGCTTCAGACGTGATGCTCACCCAATGGCGATGTTATGTGGTGTAACTGGTGCCCTATCTGCATTCTACCAAGACTCTTTGGATGTAAATGACGAACGTCACCGTGAAATTGCCGCATACCGTTTGGTGTCAAAGATGCCAACAATCGCAGCTATGTGCTACAAGTATTCAATCGGTCAACCATTTGTCTACCCACGCAACGAGCTAAGCTATGCAGGTAACTTCCTAAGCATGATGTTTGGCGTACCATGCGAAGAATACAAGGTTAACCCAATCGTAGAACGCGCGATGGATCGTATCTTCATCCTTCACGCTGACCACGAGCAAAATGCCTCGACTTCTACCGTACGTTTAGCTGGTTCTTCTGGTGCTAACCCATTTGCATGTATTGCAGCGGGTATCGCATCACTGTGGGGCCCCGCTCACGGCGGCGCTAACGAAGCATGCTTAAATATGCTCGAAGAAATTGGCTCCGTTGATCGTATTCCAGAGTTCATTGCGCGCGCTAAAGACAAAGAAGATCCTTTCCGTCTAATGGGCTTCGGTCATCGCGTTTACAAGAACTTCGACCCTCGCGCTAAGGTAATGCGTGAAACTTGTCATGAAGTTCTTGCAGAGCTTAAGGTGAACGATCCGCTACTCGATGTGGCGATGGAGCTTGAGCGCATCGCGCTAGAAGATGAATATTTTGTCTCTAAGAAACTTTACCCGAATGTTGATTTCTATTCAGGGATTATCATGAAGGCGATTGGTATTCCAACAAGCATGTTCACTGTATTGTTCGCATTAGCGCGTACTGTCGGTTGGATTGCACACTGGAAAGAGATGCTAGATCAGCCAGGTCACAAAATTAGCCGTCCTCGTCAGCTTTATACGGGTGATCCTAAACGTGACTTTATCGATAAAGATAAGCGCGATTAA
- a CDS encoding efflux RND transporter periplasmic adaptor subunit → MEALNKKIIILPLLLATLLTACGEQEQAKEEEKYAVPVETATVIQGDVSSFYSTTATLEAPQEAKVVTRVAGLIQSIKVEEGDRVTKGQLLAVIDSKRQKFDLDRSQAEVEIIEQELNRLKKINNKEFFSADSMAKLEYNLQAAIAKRDLAALYVQESMIRSPIEGVVATRFVKSGNMAKEFDELFYVVNQDELYGIVHLPEQQLQHLRLGQDAQIFANKHTQETTHATVLRISPIVDAQSGTFKVTLSVPNQNAALKAGMFTRVELKYDTHNNVITVPYNAVINQDNEFALYVIDGDNAARRAVSLGYREADTVEVVAGIEPGEQIVIRGQQNLKDQSLVEVINSLDLASAK, encoded by the coding sequence ATGGAAGCGTTAAACAAGAAAATAATCATTCTCCCTCTACTACTCGCAACACTATTAACTGCCTGTGGCGAACAAGAACAAGCTAAAGAAGAGGAGAAGTATGCCGTTCCTGTTGAAACAGCCACAGTGATCCAAGGCGATGTTTCTTCTTTCTATAGTACAACAGCCACATTAGAAGCCCCCCAAGAGGCAAAAGTCGTCACGCGCGTCGCAGGTCTCATACAATCAATCAAAGTTGAAGAAGGTGACAGAGTCACAAAAGGTCAGCTACTAGCGGTTATTGACTCTAAAAGACAAAAGTTTGATTTAGACCGCTCTCAAGCCGAAGTAGAAATCATTGAACAAGAATTAAATCGTCTTAAAAAGATAAATAATAAAGAGTTTTTCAGTGCCGATTCTATGGCGAAGCTCGAATACAATCTACAGGCCGCCATAGCTAAGCGAGACTTAGCCGCCCTTTATGTCCAAGAAAGCATGATCCGCTCACCTATCGAGGGTGTTGTAGCAACACGCTTTGTAAAGTCCGGCAACATGGCGAAAGAGTTCGATGAACTATTTTATGTGGTCAATCAGGATGAACTCTACGGCATCGTCCACCTACCAGAGCAGCAACTGCAGCACTTGCGCTTAGGTCAAGATGCGCAAATTTTTGCCAATAAGCACACTCAGGAAACGACTCACGCGACGGTTCTGCGCATTAGTCCAATCGTCGATGCACAAAGCGGCACCTTTAAGGTCACGCTTTCGGTACCAAATCAAAATGCGGCTCTTAAAGCAGGCATGTTTACCCGCGTCGAGCTTAAATACGACACTCATAACAACGTGATCACCGTTCCCTATAACGCAGTCATTAACCAAGACAATGAATTTGCGCTCTATGTTATTGATGGTGACAACGCCGCTCGCCGTGCTGTATCACTCGGTTACCGAGAAGCAGACACTGTAGAAGTCGTCGCTGGAATCGAACCTGGCGAGCAAATTGTGATCCGCGGTCAACAAAATCTCAAAGACCAATCTTTAGTCGAAGTCATCAATTCACTAGACCTAGCGTCAGCTAAATAG